Proteins encoded in a region of the Malaciobacter mytili LMG 24559 genome:
- a CDS encoding DUF485 domain-containing protein has protein sequence MNEELVNKIENHPKYIELISKRKSFSIKLGIFVLVMFYAYILTIAFNKEILATKIGDGLTTIAFPIALAILVISFITTIIYVRRANGEFEDLINAVKNDVKDSL, from the coding sequence ATGAACGAAGAATTAGTAAACAAGATTGAAAATCATCCAAAGTATATTGAACTAATTTCAAAAAGAAAAAGTTTCAGTATTAAACTTGGAATTTTCGTATTGGTTATGTTTTATGCATATATTTTAACTATTGCATTTAACAAAGAAATTTTGGCTACAAAAATAGGAGATGGTCTTACAACTATTGCATTTCCAATAGCTTTAGCTATTTTAGTAATTAGTTTTATAACGACAATCATTTATGTAAGAAGAGCAAATGGTGAATTTGAAGATTTAATCAATGCTGTAAAAAATGATGTAAAGGATTCGTTATAA